GTTCAGTCTGATGATGAAGTGTTGACGATTGGGGATCCCATCGCTGCATGTTTGACGAATTTGGAGGAAGTGAACGGTGAGGACTTGGCAGAATGGGTGTTGGCATTTGGAAGATAGAGGGTTTTGGGAAAGAAATCTAGAGTTTGAGCCCCTACACTTAGAAAAGAGGGAgactcctccagctaagccatccaTTGAAGAACCACCGTAGCTGGAACTAAATCCATTGCCAGgccacctcaggtatgaatttctggGACCTAACTCCATtctacctgttattatctcatctggtttgttagatgtgcaggtccAACAGCTTCTACAGGTATTGAAGGAGTGCAAAACTgtcattgggtggaccatggcagacatcaaGGGGATCATCCCCGCGTACTGCATGCATAAGATTCTGCTAGAAGAGGGGCACAAATCTTCCAAGGAACATCAGAGGAGGCTGAACCCGAATATGAAggaggtggtgaagaaggaagtgATAAAGTGGATAGATGCGGCAATtattttcccaatctctgacagcagctgggttagcccagttcaatgtgtgcctaagaagggtggcatgacggttgtgaagaatgacaacaatgaactaatCTCAACGAGAACCGTCacaggctggagaatttgcatggattatcgaaagttgaatctagccacccggaaagaccacttcccacttcccttcattgatcaaatgctGGATAGATTAGCAGGGAGGTCACACTTTTGTTTTCTAGACGGATATTCAGGGTACAATCAGGTTTCCATTGCACCCGAGGATCGAGAGAAGACCTCATTCACATGCCCTTATGGCATCTATGCCTTTaggaggatgccctttggcctatgcaatgcacccgccacattccaatggtgcatgatggccatattcactgacatggttgaggatataatggaggtgttcatggaagacttctcagtggtggggaattcatttgatgagtgcctggTGAATCTGACGCGTGTGCTGAAAAGGTGCATCGAGACTAATCTGGTActgaattgggaaaagtgtcatttcatggtacaagaaggcatagtcttggggcaccgggtGTCAAGCAAGGGAATAGAGGTAGATCGAGCAAAGGTTGATATAATAGCAAAGCTGCCTCCACCAACTTCGGTCAAAGCAATCAGGAGTTTCCTTGGACATGCCGGTTTCTACCGGcggttcataaaagacttctccaaaatcgccaaTCCTCTCTGTAAGTTATTAGAGAAAGATCACCCGTTTGtcttttctgatgattgcagggtatCGTTTGTGGAGCTGAAGCAGAAGCTggtcacaacacccatcattgttgcccccaactgggagcaaccgttCGAAATAATGTGTGACTCTAGTGACTACGCAGTGGGGGCAGTGCTGGGCCAGCGAAAAGATAAATGGTTGCAcccaatctactatgctagtagaacgctgagtggagcccagTTGAACTATACGGTGACTAAAAAGGATATGCTAGCTGTGGTGTTCGCATTCGACAAGTTCCGGTCCTACCTGATAGGATCAaaggtaattgtatacactgaccatgctgctctcagatacttaatagaaaagaaagactcTAAGCCACGCCTGATTCATTGGGTGCTGCTtctgcaagagtttgatcttgaaATACGTGACCGCAAGGGCACTGAGAATCAAGTCGCTGATCAcctatcacgacttgagggatCTGAAAATGCAATTGAAGTTGAGGAAATTCTGGAAACTTTTCCAGACGAGCAACTGCTCGCCACCACTCATCaggaagcgccatggtatgcgGACTTGGCCAATTACCTAGCCAGTGGTATAGTTCCTCACGATCTTTCATCGGTCCAGAGGAAACGATTTTTTCGTGAAAGCCGCTtgtactattgggatgagccctaTCTCTTTAGAATATGCCtggataacatgatccggagatgcgtctccgagatagaacaatcttctattttgcaggcttgtcatgcatcggcttatggtggacactttggagggaTCAGGACAGCAGCAAAGGTGCTAGAGGCCGGATTTTTCTGGTCGACTGTGTTTAAAGATGCGCACTCATGGGTGAAGGGTTGTAATGAATGTCAACGCACCGGGAACATTTCCCGACACCACGaaatgcccatgaacccaattcaggagATAGAGGTGTTCGACGtctgggggattgatttcatgggtcccttcgtcagctcctaTGGCAATAAATACATCCTTGTTGCTGTAGACTATGTGTCCAAGTGGGTGGAAGCTGTAGCATTGCCCACAAATGATGCGAAAGTGGTGGTGGgatttctaaagaagaacatattcacccgctTTGGGATACCACGGGTGATTATTAGCGACGGAGGCACTCACTTATGCAATAGAGCCTTCGAGAAGTTGCTTATGAAATACGATGTGCGCCACAAGGTAGATACTACTTACCACCCGCAGACTAGTGGACAGGTTGAGGtatccaacaaggaaatcaagAGTGTGTTAACAAAAACTGTAtacgccacaagaactgattgggcaaggaagctagatgatgcactctgggcttaCAGAACAGCTTTCAagacaccaattggtatgtcaccatacaagttagTGTTTGGGAAGGCCTGTCACCTACCTGTAGAACTTGAGCATAAAGCGTGGTGGGCACTGAAGCAACTAAACTTAGATATGGAAGCAGCGGGCACATCAAGAGtcacagaattgcatgagctcgaggaattcaggtatcttgcttttgagagcacaaggctgtacaaagagagaatgaagaaACTACAGGATCAAAACATTGTTGAGCGAAATTTCAAACCTAGGGACatggtattgctatacaactcaAGACTAAAGTTGTTCCCGGGCAAGCTGAAGTCACGATGGTCGGGACCATTTTGAGTAGTTGAAGTTTTCCCGTCAGGAGCGGTTGAAGTCGCCAATGAGAATGACTCtcgtacatttagagtcaatggtcagagATTGAAGTTGTATGTGGGTATGAGCGAGCTTAAGGAAGGGTCTGAACTACATCTGACTGAACCacagaggtcgagcgagccttaaatgcgctcatcctgcgtcgtgtcgcgacgttaaatcaggcgctccATGGGAGGCAACTCACAAAATTGTTGTAAGTAtaacataaaatatatatatatatatatataaaaaagacgTCAGAATCAGAGACGCGGTCAgaccgcggttccaccgcgaccgcggtcaaACCGTGGTACTGACCCCTCTTTGAACCCAGGTTATCGCgtttccaccgcgaccgcggtagaaccgcggtaAGCAATACCCTCTGAACTTGGTCAACCGCGTTTCTACCGTgatcgcggtagaaccgcggcagaCACAGACCgggtccaggtccgattttttttaaaaaaaaattttaaattttttttctttcccttttaccCAAAATACCCCACCCCCACCTACCACTAATCCCCCCATCCGCCCAGCACAATAAAACACAACCCccccttttcttttctcattctcttcttctCCATCTTCTCTCTATCTTCTCTTTTCCACTCTTCTCCTCCCAAAACCCCATTATCACACTCCCATGCCATCCACCTTCATCACCCACTTCTACTCAACCACACTAGtaagtttttatttttctctatctatttaattttctatttttgtgtAATCTAGAATACTTTTACTTAGTTTAAACCTAGGTAGGCTTAGTATAATTTTtgtcaatttttgctttgttcaTGATTTTCGTTGTTGTATGATAATGTTGTGAACTTGGTTGGTGTTAAGGTGCTTGGACCTTCATGGTATTTGTGATGTTTTGAtctaaaaatctaatttttttttggGAATAGTTGTTGTTAGGCACCATGTGGGCTACAATTTTGGAGTTGTTGTGATATTGAGGGGCGGGTTCTACCCACCCCTAATTGTGGAGTGTTGTACTCGATGATAGAGGGTGTTGTTTATGGTTGGAAAGATATGCACAGgagtaagtgtggggtggtgtTGGCAGAATGTGGTAAGTAGTTCTGTTGTGAGGCCTCTATGGAGGTTATAACCTTCACCACCCCGTTTGTGCAGCTAGTTGTCAAGAAGAATTAAATGGGGGCATTGTTGCCATAAGGTGGCGATGTCTGAGTACCCATCTGACTGGCACTAATTAGGATGaagttgattttgttttttttttctttttcttctgacGCCCTGCAGGTACTATGGCCCGTAAAAGGCAAAGGAGAGGGGCAGGCACATCCCTCCAGCCGACATTTGACGAGTCCTGGTTTGAATCGGAACGAGCTGAGGATGATTTTAATGCAAAGGCTGGAAATAACTTCATTCACGAGATTCAAATTGACCGGGCAGCCCTCCGCGTGGAATAGGAGGACATGTATGAAGAAATTCGGAGGAGGGAAATGGAATTCCTCTTTGATCCTCTCGACCCGGTGAACCGGATGATTGTTAGGGAGTTTTACGCGAACTACCCTGAACATATGCTGCAGGAGGTGATTGTGCGAGGCATAGTGGTAGATGCCTCTATTGTGACTGTCCAACAGGTATTGCAGCTGCCCTAGTTCACGGGCGACGTTGACTTCTACCATGACATACCAGGTGTCATGTGGGAGGCTATGACTGTTGTACTTTGTGCTGGGGGGCACCCCACCTGGATCAAAGACCAAAGCACCTTGAACTCCAATTCTTTCACGCATTTGGCTAAGTGTTGGTTGACTGTTATCTGCAGCCGGTTCATGCCCTCCGGCAATACCACTGATGTGAACTTCAACAGAGCATTATTGACATGGTGCTTCGTGACGAAGAAGGACTTTGATGCAGCCCGGGTAATTAGTGACGAAATGGTCCTGCGGGGACCGCTGCTGTCAAAGGGGTTTTACTTCCCTTCCTTGGTGACTGCACTGTGCTTGCGGAGGGGGGTCCCCACAGGTCCTGCCGATGGAGAGTTGGCACCTGAGGCACCATTTCGCGCTTCACGCATCAGAGTGGGCAGGGGTACACGTGCAACAATTGTGATAGATGATGAGTATGATGACCCATTTCCGAGTGCACCATCCAGGAGATCGACTGACAGTGCCGGACCCTCTCGGCACCCTCATACTGGGGCAGGCTTCACCATATCTCAGTCTACCAGGCCTATGCTGCGTTCCATGGAGGAAGAGGTCGCGGATCTTCGCGCCTCAGTGGATGGCCTACACACACGAATGGATGCAATGTCTCAGAGGCAGGCCCGGTCTGAGAACAGGTTCATGGCCTGGTTCCGTGCTTTGGGGAGAGCTTGCCATGTGGACCCCAGCACCGTCTTCGACTCTGATTGAGCCTCAGGGAAGTCTTCTTACCCTTCTGCTCTTTATTTTCTTGATATGTCATGAGGACATGTCATTATTTTTAAGTGGGGGGTGGGAGACTTGCTCTAGTTATATGTGTATTGTACATAGACATTGTGTATGTTGTAGCATGAAATTGATGTTGTTGTATATAAGTAACTGTTCTTATAAAGCGGCTCTTCCTGAGGACGGACCATTTGGACagtactcttgagggaagtagtccatgaaaattttgttatttatttctttttctttttctttttaggtagtgtaacaagccccccttggtttttcttttggccacggttcttttccaagggttttgcttgaaccGGGTTAGGTAGATTTTCCGTTTGTAGTTAGAACTGAGATAGGTAAAGGCTAGAATTCTACACGTTATGTATACACCTGCAAAcaactgtcgcacctccttttagccgcgcccgcggggcgcgtcgggagttttctccaattaaaggacagtcgaaacgggatttgtttatttgtttcagagtcgccacctgggaatttttaggcgtcccaagtcaccaattataatccctgaatcgaggagaatatgactctgtttatttttctgcgaaccagaaatcctgagtaaggaattctgttaatccggaagaaggtattaggcatttccgaattccgtggttctagcacggtcgcttaactgtttttattattggcttaatcatcttgattttattaaatatattgatgttatctgattttactaccgcttatacttatcgtgattaaggaccttctttgaatcgaattacgcgtacgtatattcgtgttgtAAATTAAAaagatgcggaattgtgtcacgcgcacgtgtacacaattacttttgacaatatatttattaagcacatTTTTTTCGAAATTGCGTTGAATCAAGAatgattatttttcttaaataatgaaccgtacatattggatttttatgaaattgatttaatgcttttagaaaaatccttttattaaataatcattcgaaattgcgcgtacgcataattcgaaattttgtttttaaagtataatcagggtacgtgaacgtatccctaattgcgcaatatatttgtaatgatattatggaattttcaaaaaaatgttTGTTATAGCACGAGAAACCTCGTTTTAAGATATTctttaaatttttggaaaataatccacaatttattaaatatcgaccattgattataatttccgaatataaatcatattcattccaattattcaaattcaaaagacagaataaaaatatgattaatactaactttaaaacaaatgtgacatatataaatatgccaaagaataaattgcatatgaaaccgaaaataaataattcataaaggaaggaactattttccgagaattttcgtgattacttaatgcaaattctattttttaattaccattgatttaagaagttgccatttgtgtatatacaactcaacttattctcacatgctcgttttaatcttaatagacctaattatttggtcactttgttttatgaaagtagataagcatcaaatttatagaaaaggcgttattatgcaagttaattcaacaaagttaccTTACATATAACCTAACCGTTTGGCGTAAatattcataacgttttaacatcatgatgagttataccaacttactttactcatatgattatacctgtcatcataccatataataacttataccaacctaaacaaaaaatcatatttgttacaagatattctactaatgtaacttcttaatcaTTACATTTAactaatggtattatgggatgtaatcaatggcccatttttatgcctcactccctgttttgacaattcacgtatatctataccaatgagatttcggaatagctaacattattacaaaactttatatgaatttcaaaataagacaatttaactcatagctatcaaattgaattcactattagttaactaacataaaaataaaattagaactAATGATCTTGGACAATtggaaaataacatttcaattcaagcttcattgacgggtcatgctgaaatctctttccgacttaaaatttaaaagacatatacctgaaaatggaggtagaagaagtaagtttcagcagttacagcagtaacaaattcagtagaatatactgataacacagtaaatctgatcaagaataggattcgaagagcccagatgcacagtaagatactttgaaagacacttcagattttagctgaacagtggaatcacacaaagttgaacagattcaacacaagaacaatatttcaaatttcagcttttcttcagttacaaattcagtttgtttctgattttctgtttctgatgttgtatctgtgtgtgagtgtatatgtgagtgttctattttcggtttcctttctttaaaatctcagccctcaaaatctcttaaagattatctcttaaaaattctctctgcctttctttttctttcttagaaTCTTCCTTCTGAAAAATTCTGCCCTTAGAAATTCTCTATGAAAATtctgttttttcttcaaaattctgtttttctctcttaaaattctctcttaaaaattttctctccaaattcTTGTTAAAATTCTCTGTTTTTgaactgtctgtccagctcctgtatttatacagggctggtcctaggcaatttaagtgtttcttggacccccttcttctttaaaaaaaacagaaaatcccattatgtaaaaccttttccctgattttcagcagcccattatcccttgttccccattagtatcattaactaatagccactaacattacattataatatactagtactaacaccctgttttttactgctcattcccagaaatgcccctgaaatcttgatgttattactgaaaaatcagaacctataacaaaacagattctaaaatctgtacaaacttagttatctcctgatttacagctataaccaatcctattaacttCCTAACACAATtgcatttgaccaacttttgcaaacttgaattcaaactggacattacagcaatattatactgaattcagaactaacaacatattactgcaattatcaaaacaattcagactggacttaatactgaactagaatcaaacacacacaggatcattgtcaatactgacaatgtcctgaaactttaatgttcagacaataacatatacaacatacatttgaattcactgattcacagacaatcatgatttaattgacgagcattaatcaattgactatttacaacatttgtcaataattagtctaaaataatagaagcagactgttttagtcaacattttcagaaatgaaaaaattcgtaatataattaatcgacgaacttaatcgagtcgattacacacattgtaaataaccacaaccaacagaaacaattcacattcggattaaatagacagaaatgacagaattgatcaaaacaaatatgaaaaattaacaagctattaatacggacaacaatacacgtagaatacacaaaataaatagaaaaatacctctgaactttAATCAGACTCGATCCCAACTCAGcttcggatttttgtttgaaatcaaacagaccttagtcgaagtattttccactgaaaatacttcgactaaggtcgattaaacctcaatccttgAATCAATTTGGACAAAAAATCCAGAAATTTGGTATTTCTAGGTTTCCTGAAGGCTCGATTTGGGATCtaatcatttctggttagattcgagagAAACCAAgtatgacacaagggtgagggaagcctaggggttgATTGGTGTCACTTTGGAACAGATCTGGGTAATTTTttgtttgactcgaatcttcaaaagaagattcgagaagctctgaagtgattcgagccaaactatcttcagatccataacaagggttgttaggggaagccatggtgttaatttggggttgattggtttaagtctgaacttggctcgaatcttcaaatgaagattcgagaacctccagggagattcgaaccaagcaggtaacatattcggatagaggaggCTCANNNNNNNNNNNNNNNNNNNNNNNNNNNNNNNNNNNNNNNNNNNNNNNNNNNNNNNNNNNNNNNNNNNNNNNNNNNNNNNNNNNNNNNNNNNNNNNNNNNNNNNNNNNNNNNNNNNNNNNNNNNNNNNNNNNNNNNNNNNNNNNNNNNNNNNNNNNNNNNNNNNNNNNNNNNNNNNNNNNNNNNNNNNNNNNNNNNNNNNNTTTATTATGACAAatataaacatttacggacataatacaaatatttaacaccacacAAATTcacaaattacacagtaaaagtaatttattttgatttattttggagcaatttttcgtaatgcaaaaatc
The nucleotide sequence above comes from Nicotiana tabacum cultivar K326 chromosome 12, ASM71507v2, whole genome shotgun sequence. Encoded proteins:
- the LOC107829429 gene encoding uncharacterized protein LOC107829429, which encodes MKHPFGILDNVLIQVGKFVFPADFVILDCKIDEEIPIILGRPFLATGRALIDCETWELKMRLNDEEIIFNVQKSMRRPSEFTNCSLIDAVDVIVQSDDEVLTIGDPIAACLTNLEEVNDVQVQQLLQVLKECKTVIGWTMADIKGIIPAYCMHKILLEEGHKSSKEHQRRLNPNMKEVVKKEVIKVSFVELKQKLVTTPIIVAPNWEQPFEIMCDSSDYAVGAVLGQRKDKWLHPIYYASRTLSGAQLNYTVTKKDMLAVVFAFDKFRYLIEKKDSKPRLIHWVLLLQEFDLEIRDRKGTENQVADHLSRLEGSENAIEVEEILETFPDEQLLATTHQEAPWYADLANYLASDYVSKWVEAVALPTNDAKVVVGFLKKNIFTRFGIPRVIISDGGTHLCNRAFEKLLMKYDVRHKVDTTYHPQTSGQVEVSNKEIKSTMARKRQRRGAGTSLQPTFDESWFESERAEDDFNAKAGNNFIHEIQIDRAALRVE